In a single window of the Acidobacteriota bacterium genome:
- a CDS encoding alpha/beta hydrolase yields the protein MKKRNIAIAIGGAAGAAVAVKMLTRARTVEWESVADKVIHSDRSRFITVDGIRLHYQEFGESNAPVMLLIHGYTASAYVWKTTAPMLADAGYRVIAIDLVGFGYSEKPRWFDYTIQSQSHIISRFLNRLGIGRAIVVGSSYGGAVALNLTLDDPGIVDKLVLVDAVINDRPKKHPLLRLASLPGVGEAMTPFLIDSKAFLRMRMHGTLAKANHHLITKDRIESIRRPLHAADGHHAVLATSRNWHADRIERDLELIDQPTLIIWGDQDTVIRIGNGYKLHKGILQSRFVIFKDCGHVPQEEKSDLFAQLVTDFCKTAKGRITASSDDAKLVA from the coding sequence ATGAAAAAGAGGAACATTGCAATTGCTATCGGCGGTGCGGCGGGTGCGGCGGTCGCCGTTAAGATGCTGACGCGTGCCCGAACGGTCGAGTGGGAAAGCGTCGCCGACAAGGTGATTCATTCGGACAGGTCGCGTTTTATTACGGTTGACGGCATACGGCTGCACTATCAGGAATTCGGCGAATCGAATGCACCTGTGATGCTGCTGATACACGGCTACACCGCGTCCGCCTATGTATGGAAAACGACTGCGCCTATGCTCGCCGATGCGGGCTATCGCGTAATTGCGATAGACCTTGTCGGTTTTGGTTATTCGGAAAAACCGCGTTGGTTTGACTACACCATACAGTCACAGTCTCACATCATCTCACGGTTCCTGAATCGCCTCGGGATCGGGCGGGCGATCGTGGTTGGCAGTTCTTACGGAGGTGCAGTTGCGTTGAACTTGACGCTGGACGATCCCGGGATCGTTGACAAGCTCGTCCTCGTCGATGCCGTGATAAACGACCGCCCGAAAAAGCATCCGCTGCTGCGGCTCGCGTCGCTGCCGGGCGTCGGCGAAGCGATGACGCCGTTCCTTATAGATTCAAAGGCTTTCCTGCGAATGCGTATGCATGGCACGCTCGCCAAGGCGAATCATCATCTGATAACCAAAGACCGCATCGAATCGATCCGCCGTCCGCTCCACGCGGCTGACGGGCATCATGCGGTGTTGGCGACATCGCGAAATTGGCACGCCGACCGCATCGAACGCGACCTCGAACTAATCGACCAGCCTACACTGATCATCTGGGGCGATCAGGATACGGTCATCCGGATCGGCAACGGCTACAAGCTGCACAAAGGCATACTTCAGTCGCGTTTCGTTATTTTCAAAGATTGCGGCCACGTCCCGCAGGAAGAAAAAAGCGATCTGTTCGCACAGCTTGTTACAGATTTCTGCAAGACGGCCAAAGGACGCATCACCGCTTCGTCTGATGATGCAAAACTGGTGGCGTGA
- a CDS encoding pirin family protein — protein sequence MTAETKQARQVKKVERIVTPPPRHWVGDGFNVHGFLPHGPLDAERMSPFFLLDYNAKMDFPPRKTPYGVGPHPHRGFETVTIAYKGKVAHHDSRGNGGVIGEGDVQWMTAGSGLLHKEYHEKERSMRGGEFQMVQLWVNLPAVHKMTEPRYQAITNGEMGRAALPNGGEVEIIAGEFDGVKGPATTFSPVHLYNAKPIAGSEFKLSFPEHYTTAILAIEGSATINGDTELPLDHLAVFANEGTEIVVRANEDAILLVLAGEPLNEPIAQYGPFLMNTREEIVQAIQDFQSGKFGELAD from the coding sequence ATGACTGCAGAGACAAAACAGGCCAGACAAGTGAAAAAGGTTGAGAGGATCGTTACGCCGCCGCCGCGGCATTGGGTCGGCGATGGATTTAACGTGCATGGATTTTTGCCGCACGGGCCGCTGGACGCTGAGCGAATGAGTCCGTTCTTTCTGCTCGATTACAATGCAAAGATGGATTTCCCGCCACGCAAAACGCCTTATGGCGTCGGGCCGCACCCGCATCGCGGATTCGAGACAGTGACCATCGCCTACAAAGGCAAGGTCGCTCATCACGACAGTCGCGGCAATGGCGGCGTCATCGGCGAAGGCGACGTTCAATGGATGACCGCGGGCAGCGGGTTGCTGCACAAGGAATATCACGAAAAGGAACGCAGCATGCGCGGCGGCGAGTTTCAGATGGTCCAGCTTTGGGTCAATTTGCCGGCAGTTCACAAAATGACCGAGCCGCGGTATCAGGCGATAACGAACGGCGAGATGGGACGAGCCGCTTTGCCAAACGGCGGCGAGGTCGAGATCATAGCTGGTGAATTTGACGGCGTCAAAGGGCCGGCGACGACCTTTTCTCCCGTTCATCTTTACAATGCAAAACCGATCGCGGGATCTGAATTCAAGCTGTCATTCCCGGAACATTACACGACCGCAATTTTGGCGATAGAGGGTTCGGCGACGATAAATGGCGACACAGAACTGCCGCTCGATCACCTGGCGGTTTTTGCAAATGAGGGTACCGAGATCGTTGTGCGAGCGAACGAAGACGCGATCCTGCTAGTCCTGGCGGGCGAACCGCTGAATGAACCGATCGCTCAGTACGGGCCGTTTTTGATGAATACGCGTGAGGAGATCGTACAGGCGATCCAGGATTTTCAGTCCGGTAAATTCGGCGAATTGGCAGACTGA
- a CDS encoding regulatory protein RecX codes for MWQKKKRQISDDVRVIKDVEKARERTMNRAVKLLAAKPRSVEELRQRLLEKAWTNAEIVDAVIAKLSEYKYLDDEQFARDTALSKLRRQPQGRRRLQFSMRDKKLSSENVEAAIAEAYEQLPEEALLENAIEKRIRLKGHPKDRNDLKKFYDHLMRLGFSYSLIREKLNLAAAEDMPAENE; via the coding sequence ATGTGGCAAAAGAAAAAGCGGCAGATCAGCGACGATGTACGCGTCATCAAGGACGTCGAAAAAGCGCGTGAGCGGACGATGAACCGCGCCGTCAAACTGCTTGCCGCAAAGCCGCGTTCGGTCGAAGAGCTGCGTCAGCGTCTGCTGGAAAAAGCGTGGACGAACGCCGAGATCGTTGACGCGGTCATCGCAAAACTCAGCGAGTACAAATACCTCGACGACGAGCAGTTCGCCCGCGACACCGCGCTATCAAAACTTCGCCGTCAGCCGCAAGGACGCCGGCGTCTGCAGTTTTCGATGCGCGACAAAAAGCTCTCTTCGGAAAACGTCGAGGCGGCAATTGCCGAAGCCTACGAACAGCTGCCGGAAGAAGCACTGCTCGAAAATGCCATCGAAAAACGCATTCGACTGAAAGGGCATCCCAAAGACCGCAATGACCTGAAAAAATTCTACGATCACCTGATGCGGCTTGGGTTTTCATATTCGCTTATCCGCGAAAAGCTGAACCTTGCCGCCGCCGAAGATATGCCCGCCGAAAACGAATAG
- the thrA gene encoding bifunctional aspartate kinase/homoserine dehydrogenase I, with the protein MKVLKFGGSSVANAENISKVADIVASRCGERLAVVVSAMQGTTDALIALGREAESKGRTNAEKLDELRSRHLETAENLLSGAHQEEAAEFIKLSFKELANLFDGVGLVRELSPKTLDKILSFGEILSSRILTALLVSKGIDVEWADSRELVRTDAVFGKATVKFSETNSNVKDYFDASNAQVTVMPGFIASTESGDTTTLGRGGSDYTAAIIAAAVDAEMLEIWTDVSGMMTADPRFVRNAKHIPAISYREAMELSHFGAKVIYPPTIQPVMSPGIPVLVKNTFAPDDAGTLIEQQTDDGGIIRGISSIDGIAILNLEGSGMVGIPGFSKRLFGALAAAQINVILITQSSSEHSICVAVEEKFANTAKQAVDAEFENEIAVGKIDPLRVETGFSILALVGDNMRFHTGVSGKMFSTLGSNGINIHAIAQGSSERNISAVIASSDVRKAVNVLNEEFFSDGSKQVNVFIAGVGTVGGRLLDQLQRQHDALLDDLRLNVRIAGVANSRRAMIDEEGIGAAAIDLDQIGAEMDISQFTDRLIAMNLRNTVFVDVTASPQVVECYPKLLKRSISIVACNKIAASSELEKYRQLKGLAREYGANFFFETNVGAGLPIIHTLGDLLRSGDRVRRIEAVLSGTLNFVFNNYDGTRPFADVVKQAQTEGYTEPDPRLDLNGTDVARKILILAREAGYALEMDDIENEGFLPASCLLGSVEDFYRELSANETHFRGLLDAAAANGKTLKYIASFADGTAKVGLQQIGPEHNFAGLSGKDNAVLFFTDRYSEQPLVIKGAGAGADVTAAGVFADIIRAARS; encoded by the coding sequence ATGAAGGTCCTTAAGTTCGGCGGCTCGTCCGTCGCCAACGCAGAAAATATCAGCAAGGTTGCCGACATCGTCGCTTCACGCTGCGGTGAGCGGCTGGCGGTCGTGGTTTCGGCGATGCAGGGAACGACCGACGCACTGATCGCACTCGGCCGCGAAGCGGAATCAAAGGGCCGGACGAATGCCGAAAAGTTGGACGAACTGCGCAGTAGACATCTCGAGACCGCTGAAAATCTGCTTTCGGGAGCACATCAGGAAGAAGCGGCGGAATTCATCAAACTCTCATTCAAGGAGCTTGCAAATCTTTTTGACGGCGTCGGCTTGGTCCGCGAGCTTTCACCCAAAACGTTGGACAAGATACTGAGCTTTGGCGAGATCTTGTCTTCCAGAATTCTGACAGCGTTGCTAGTGTCGAAAGGCATTGATGTCGAGTGGGCAGATAGCCGAGAGCTTGTACGAACGGACGCCGTTTTCGGCAAAGCCACTGTCAAATTCAGCGAGACGAACAGCAACGTCAAAGATTACTTCGATGCGTCAAATGCTCAGGTAACCGTGATGCCCGGCTTCATCGCTTCTACTGAGAGCGGCGACACGACCACGCTCGGACGCGGCGGTTCGGATTATACGGCAGCGATAATTGCGGCGGCCGTTGACGCTGAGATGTTGGAAATTTGGACGGACGTTTCGGGCATGATGACTGCCGATCCGCGTTTCGTGCGAAACGCCAAACACATCCCTGCGATCTCGTATCGCGAGGCGATGGAGCTTTCGCATTTCGGGGCAAAGGTCATCTATCCGCCGACGATACAGCCGGTGATGTCGCCGGGCATTCCGGTGCTCGTGAAGAACACATTCGCTCCCGATGACGCGGGCACGCTGATCGAACAACAAACCGATGACGGCGGCATTATCCGCGGCATTTCCAGCATCGACGGCATTGCCATCTTGAATCTCGAGGGCTCCGGAATGGTCGGCATTCCGGGTTTTTCAAAGAGACTTTTTGGTGCTCTCGCCGCGGCGCAGATCAACGTAATTCTGATCACGCAAAGTTCGTCTGAACATTCGATCTGCGTGGCTGTGGAAGAAAAGTTCGCCAACACCGCAAAACAGGCCGTCGATGCGGAATTCGAGAACGAGATCGCCGTAGGAAAGATCGACCCGCTTCGCGTCGAAACTGGTTTTTCGATACTCGCACTCGTCGGCGACAACATGCGTTTTCACACCGGCGTCAGCGGCAAGATGTTCTCAACGCTCGGCAGCAACGGCATCAACATACACGCCATCGCGCAGGGCTCCAGCGAGCGTAACATCTCCGCCGTCATCGCGTCGTCGGACGTCCGCAAGGCGGTCAACGTCCTGAACGAAGAGTTCTTCTCAGACGGCAGCAAGCAAGTGAATGTCTTCATCGCGGGCGTCGGAACCGTCGGCGGCCGATTGCTGGACCAGCTGCAACGCCAGCACGATGCGCTGCTCGATGACCTGCGGCTGAACGTCCGCATAGCCGGCGTTGCGAACAGCCGCCGGGCCATGATCGACGAAGAGGGAATTGGTGCGGCCGCGATAGATCTCGACCAAATCGGTGCGGAAATGGATATTTCGCAGTTCACCGATCGACTTATCGCGATGAACTTGCGAAACACGGTCTTCGTGGATGTAACCGCGAGCCCGCAGGTCGTCGAATGCTATCCAAAGCTGCTGAAACGCAGCATTTCGATCGTCGCCTGCAACAAGATCGCCGCGTCATCCGAACTGGAGAAATATAGGCAGTTGAAGGGCCTTGCCAGAGAATACGGAGCCAATTTCTTTTTCGAAACTAACGTCGGTGCCGGGCTGCCGATAATTCACACGCTCGGCGACCTTCTCCGCAGCGGCGACCGCGTCCGCCGCATCGAGGCCGTGCTTTCGGGCACGCTGAATTTTGTTTTCAATAATTACGACGGCACTCGGCCCTTTGCCGATGTCGTCAAACAGGCACAAACGGAAGGCTATACGGAGCCCGATCCGCGATTGGACCTGAACGGCACTGACGTCGCACGCAAGATATTGATACTCGCCCGCGAGGCCGGTTACGCACTGGAAATGGATGACATCGAGAACGAAGGATTCCTGCCCGCTTCGTGTCTTTTGGGTTCGGTTGAGGATTTCTATCGCGAACTTTCAGCGAACGAAACACATTTCAGAGGCCTGCTCGATGCCGCGGCCGCCAATGGCAAGACGCTTAAATACATCGCGTCATTTGCTGACGGTACAGCAAAGGTCGGGCTGCAGCAGATCGGCCCGGAGCATAATTTCGCGGGGCTTTCGGGCAAGGATAATGCCGTGCTTTTTTTCACTGACCGCTATTCCGAACAGCCGCTTGTCATCAAAGGCGCCGGTGCAGGAGCTGATGTGACCGCCGCCGGCGTCTTCGCCGACATCATTCGAGCTGCGCGTTCTTGA
- a CDS encoding response regulator transcription factor, which translates to MPTQVLIIESQPLVRVGIGAILANESDIEVIGEAGTAGEGFTLFTTRRPDVVLLSLRMPDSCAIDDLGSYFKEDAKAKIIILAERPGDAEISRALKQGATGYVTKDIEPELLIEAIRRVAAGGKFIPANVAGVLSENLGSEELTPAESNVLRMIVGGMSNKEIAFALDLSENTIKSHVSNIFDKMGVSDRTTAATTAIKRGLVRVDI; encoded by the coding sequence ATGCCTACTCAGGTCCTCATCATTGAATCCCAGCCGCTTGTCCGAGTCGGCATCGGGGCGATACTCGCAAATGAATCGGACATCGAGGTAATTGGCGAGGCAGGAACGGCAGGCGAAGGATTTACGCTTTTTACAACGCGGCGGCCGGATGTCGTATTGCTTTCACTGCGGATGCCGGATTCGTGCGCTATCGACGACCTCGGGAGCTATTTCAAAGAAGACGCGAAGGCAAAGATCATCATCCTGGCGGAACGCCCCGGCGATGCCGAGATAAGCCGTGCACTGAAACAAGGTGCCACCGGCTACGTTACAAAAGATATCGAACCCGAACTACTGATCGAGGCTATTCGCCGCGTCGCCGCGGGTGGCAAATTCATTCCCGCAAATGTCGCGGGTGTGTTGAGTGAAAACCTCGGCAGCGAAGAACTGACGCCCGCTGAATCGAACGTACTCCGAATGATCGTCGGCGGTATGTCGAACAAGGAGATCGCGTTCGCTCTTGACCTTTCCGAGAACACGATCAAATCGCACGTTAGTAACATCTTTGACAAAATGGGCGTTTCGGACCGTACGACCGCAGCGACAACTGCGATAAAGCGCGGATTAGTGAGGGTTGATATTTAG
- a CDS encoding DUF1304 domain-containing protein: protein MSLLAKILTAFVAIEHIGIMILEMFFWDHPVGQRIFGMTPELSAASATLAANQGLYNGFLAAGLFWGLINGRREIKLFFLGCVIVAGIFGGATAKTSIIFTQALPAVLAFLVVTFSPEVE, encoded by the coding sequence ATGTCGCTATTGGCAAAAATTCTCACGGCGTTCGTCGCGATCGAGCATATCGGGATCATGATCCTTGAGATGTTTTTTTGGGATCATCCGGTCGGTCAGCGGATCTTCGGTATGACGCCCGAATTATCTGCGGCTTCGGCTACGCTCGCGGCCAACCAAGGTTTGTACAATGGATTTCTGGCAGCTGGTCTTTTCTGGGGATTGATCAACGGACGGCGTGAGATCAAACTCTTCTTTCTCGGCTGCGTGATCGTCGCCGGCATCTTCGGCGGGGCAACGGCAAAAACGTCGATCATTTTTACACAAGCACTGCCGGCTGTATTGGCGTTCCTCGTGGTCACGTTTTCCCCCGAAGTCGAATGA
- the thrC gene encoding threonine synthase has product MQYFSTNRRSPAVSFREAVIQGQPDDKGLYFPAEIPRLKEGFVERLGEISNAEIAYEVIRPYIGNEIDEVRLHEICEETVDFDFPLVHLVDNISALELFHGPTLAFKDVGARFMSRCLGYFSQGKGEKTVVVVATSGDTGGAVAAGFHGVEGVEVVILYPKGRVSRIQELQLTTFGGNVITLEVQGSFDDCQALAKAALADEELRSRVSLTSANSINVARWLPQQFYYFFAHKQCAGEAPTVCVPSGNFGNLASGVIANLSGLPVSKFIAACNANDVVPRFLQTQKYEPIPAVATLSNAMDVGSPSNFVRILELFEHDLPQIAAKIAATSISDDETRAIIRSVYEQSNYILDPHGAVGYASLSKYLEEHGGRGYLLATAHPIKFDVVSEILGFEPEIPESVSGLAEKTKQSMEIDNDYTAVRDVILSRI; this is encoded by the coding sequence ATGCAATACTTTAGCACAAACCGCCGTTCGCCCGCCGTGTCGTTTCGCGAGGCCGTTATCCAAGGACAGCCCGACGACAAAGGCTTGTATTTTCCCGCCGAAATACCGCGTCTGAAGGAGGGCTTTGTTGAACGACTGGGCGAAATATCGAATGCCGAGATCGCATACGAGGTAATACGTCCCTATATCGGCAACGAGATAGACGAAGTAAGGCTTCACGAGATCTGTGAAGAGACGGTGGATTTCGACTTCCCGCTTGTTCACTTGGTCGATAACATCTCGGCTCTTGAGCTGTTTCACGGGCCGACACTTGCTTTCAAAGACGTCGGTGCGAGATTCATGAGCCGCTGTCTCGGCTATTTTTCGCAAGGGAAAGGTGAGAAAACGGTAGTAGTCGTTGCAACGTCAGGCGATACGGGCGGAGCCGTTGCGGCCGGTTTTCACGGCGTCGAAGGCGTTGAGGTCGTCATCTTATACCCAAAAGGCCGCGTCAGCCGAATTCAGGAGCTGCAGCTGACGACATTTGGCGGGAATGTAATTACATTGGAGGTACAGGGCAGCTTTGACGACTGCCAAGCCCTGGCTAAAGCGGCTCTTGCGGACGAAGAATTGCGTTCACGAGTTTCGCTGACCTCCGCGAACTCGATAAACGTCGCCCGATGGCTTCCGCAGCAGTTCTATTACTTCTTCGCCCATAAACAATGTGCCGGCGAAGCACCGACCGTGTGCGTGCCGAGCGGAAATTTCGGTAATCTGGCATCGGGAGTGATCGCAAATTTGTCAGGATTGCCTGTAAGCAAGTTCATAGCGGCATGTAATGCGAACGATGTTGTTCCGCGGTTCCTTCAAACGCAGAAATATGAGCCGATTCCTGCTGTCGCAACCTTATCGAACGCAATGGACGTGGGTTCGCCCAGCAATTTTGTTCGCATTTTGGAACTTTTCGAACACGATCTTCCGCAAATTGCGGCGAAGATCGCGGCAACAAGCATTTCTGACGACGAAACCCGAGCGATCATTCGCAGTGTGTACGAACAAAGTAATTACATTCTCGACCCGCATGGAGCGGTCGGCTACGCATCCCTTTCGAAATACTTAGAAGAGCACGGCGGCCGAGGCTATTTGCTGGCGACCGCACATCCGATAAAATTTGACGTGGTTTCGGAAATCCTCGGTTTTGAGCCCGAGATTCCCGAAAGCGTGAGCGGCCTCGCAGAAAAGACGAAGCAGAGCATGGAGATAGATAATGATTACACGGCGGTTCGCGATGTTATCCTGAGCAGAATATGA
- a CDS encoding type II toxin-antitoxin system RelE/ParE family toxin, giving the protein MIEIRQTEHYAKWFKALKDHIARARIDVRIRRLSLGNPGDVKPVGEGVSEMRIDYGPGYRVYFLTKGSELILLLIGGDKSTQEKDIAKAKQIAKDVD; this is encoded by the coding sequence GTGATCGAGATTCGCCAAACCGAGCACTACGCCAAATGGTTCAAGGCTCTTAAGGATCACATTGCCAGAGCGCGAATCGACGTCCGTATTCGGCGTCTTTCACTCGGGAATCCGGGCGACGTGAAACCCGTGGGCGAAGGTGTATCTGAAATGAGAATCGATTACGGGCCCGGCTATCGGGTGTATTTTTTGACGAAAGGCAGCGAACTGATCCTGCTTTTGATAGGTGGCGATAAGTCCACACAAGAAAAAGACATCGCAAAGGCGAAACAGATCGCCAAAGATGTCGATTAG
- a CDS encoding class I SAM-dependent methyltransferase, with protein sequence MNEIKNALTDYAEAFTSGESDVLRELREHCYAHYEDRSMLSGFFQGRVLSMFSHMIRPNVVLEIGTYLGYSALCLAEGLADGGKVITLDIQEDTNRVAKSFVERTEYAASIEFRLGNALEIIPTLDETFDIVFIDADKPNYSNYYNLVFDKVRPGGFIVADNVLWSGKVLDADKDADTQALHDYNQKVMADGRVENILLPIRDGLMVARKKGGYA encoded by the coding sequence ATGAACGAGATCAAGAACGCACTGACCGATTACGCGGAAGCTTTCACCTCGGGCGAGAGCGATGTCCTGCGCGAACTGCGCGAACACTGCTACGCTCATTACGAAGACCGTTCCATGCTTTCGGGCTTCTTTCAGGGCCGTGTGTTGTCGATGTTCTCGCACATGATCCGCCCGAATGTTGTGCTCGAGATAGGCACCTATCTGGGCTATTCGGCACTCTGCCTGGCCGAAGGACTAGCGGACGGCGGAAAAGTAATTACATTGGACATACAGGAAGACACTAACCGAGTTGCCAAGAGCTTTGTTGAACGCACAGAATACGCGGCAAGCATAGAATTTCGCCTCGGGAACGCACTTGAGATCATACCAACACTCGACGAGACATTTGACATCGTCTTCATAGACGCCGATAAACCCAACTATTCAAACTACTACAATCTCGTTTTCGACAAGGTCCGCCCCGGCGGCTTCATCGTCGCCGATAACGTCCTCTGGAGCGGCAAGGTCCTCGACGCCGACAAGGACGCGGACACTCAGGCACTGCACGATTACAACCAAAAGGTGATGGCAGACGGCCGCGTCGAGAACATCCTCCTCCCGATAAGAGACGGGCTTATGGTCGCGAGGAAGAAGGGCGGCTATGCGTAA
- a CDS encoding putative addiction module antidote protein → MGKIKTTPWDPAEHLNSEKEMAAYLEAALEEGEPSLVAAALGDIARSRGMTQLARDTGLGRESLYKALSPNGNPEFSTILKVVQALGLKLHASPVK, encoded by the coding sequence ATGGGAAAGATCAAAACGACCCCGTGGGATCCGGCGGAGCATTTAAATTCCGAAAAGGAAATGGCCGCCTATCTTGAGGCTGCGCTTGAGGAGGGCGAGCCATCTTTGGTAGCCGCGGCACTTGGCGACATTGCACGCTCCCGCGGGATGACCCAACTCGCGAGAGATACCGGACTTGGTCGCGAGAGTCTCTATAAAGCTCTGTCGCCAAATGGAAATCCAGAATTTTCAACGATCTTGAAAGTGGTTCAGGCTTTGGGTCTAAAACTACATGCTTCTCCCGTGAAGTAG
- a CDS encoding fasciclin domain-containing protein: MKLFGFFVVAFALVFGSFALPTQAEKTNTIVDIAVSSKDHSTLVAAVKAAGLVETLNGAGPFTVFAPVNSAFEKLPAGTVDMLLMPENKAMLSKVLTYHVVAGNIDSKAVAEAIKKGNGKAELTTVSGGKLTAMMKDGSVWLKDEKGNKAKVTAVDLKGSNGVIHVIDSVVLPK; encoded by the coding sequence ATGAAATTGTTTGGATTTTTCGTAGTAGCATTCGCTCTGGTCTTCGGTTCTTTCGCTCTGCCGACGCAGGCTGAAAAGACGAACACCATCGTTGACATCGCAGTTTCGTCGAAGGACCATTCGACGCTCGTTGCTGCCGTTAAGGCAGCAGGCCTCGTTGAGACGCTCAACGGTGCAGGCCCGTTCACGGTTTTCGCTCCGGTAAACTCGGCATTTGAAAAGCTGCCGGCAGGAACTGTTGACATGCTGCTTATGCCTGAAAATAAGGCGATGCTTTCTAAGGTTCTGACCTATCACGTCGTAGCCGGCAACATCGATTCGAAGGCTGTCGCTGAAGCGATCAAGAAGGGCAATGGCAAAGCTGAACTCACCACCGTTTCCGGCGGCAAGCTGACGGCGATGATGAAAGACGGCAGTGTTTGGCTGAAAGACGAGAAAGGCAACAAGGCAAAAGTTACGGCTGTTGACCTCAAGGGTTCGAACGGAGTCATCCATGTCATAGACTCCGTTGTTCTGCCTAAGTAG
- the truB gene encoding tRNA pseudouridine(55) synthase TruB: MDGVLIIDKPEGMTSHDVVNRVRRVMGTKRVGHTGTLDPFATGVLVILVGKATRMAQFIDKDEKEYAATVAFGYRTNTGDRTGERQGEEETRRRGEVLIEDIMQALPGFRGEIEQVPPMYSAKKVAGKKLYELARRGEEIERKAIPVNISKLEIDGELHRSDSDADVSHLNLIVRCSAGTYIRTLAEDIGKAVGSGAHLKELRRTHAGRFALEQAVTLEQLEQTDDPAALLLPIDTAVEHLPEFRLDENRVAATLNGMSTRVNSDEWQAGGLVQMTSPGGKLIAIGIFDAEENSVRPKVVLG, encoded by the coding sequence GTGGACGGCGTTCTGATCATCGACAAGCCTGAAGGTATGACATCGCACGATGTGGTCAACCGTGTTCGTCGCGTCATGGGCACGAAGAGGGTCGGCCATACCGGCACGCTTGATCCGTTTGCGACGGGCGTTCTGGTGATATTGGTCGGCAAAGCGACGCGGATGGCGCAGTTCATCGACAAGGACGAAAAGGAATACGCGGCGACGGTCGCGTTTGGCTACCGTACCAATACAGGCGACCGAACGGGAGAAAGACAAGGAGAAGAGGAGACAAGGAGACGGGGAGAGGTCTTGATCGAAGATATCATGCAGGCCTTACCTGGCTTCCGCGGTGAGATCGAGCAGGTTCCGCCTATGTATTCGGCCAAAAAGGTCGCGGGAAAAAAGCTCTACGAACTTGCACGACGAGGCGAAGAGATAGAGAGAAAAGCCATCCCGGTAAATATTTCGAAACTTGAAATAGACGGTGAACTCCACCGATCGGATTCGGACGCTGATGTTTCGCATCTGAACCTCATCGTCCGCTGTTCGGCCGGAACCTACATCCGCACGCTTGCTGAAGATATCGGAAAAGCCGTCGGCTCCGGGGCACATCTGAAAGAACTGCGGCGAACGCATGCCGGGCGCTTTGCTCTGGAGCAGGCGGTAACTTTGGAACAATTGGAACAAACTGACGATCCCGCGGCTTTGCTTTTGCCTATCGACACGGCTGTCGAGCACCTACCGGAATTTCGCCTCGACGAAAACCGGGTCGCCGCGACGCTGAATGGCATGTCAACGCGGGTGAACTCCGATGAATGGCAGGCAGGCGGCCTTGTACAAATGACCTCGCCGGGTGGCAAACTGATCGCTATCGGGATATTCGACGCGGAGGAAAACTCTGTTCGCCCAAAGGTCGTTTTGGGTTAA